From Sporosarcina sp. 6E9, a single genomic window includes:
- a CDS encoding DUF2807 domain-containing protein, which yields MKKYKNRLLIMMVIITVLLTACSKADANPKVGMGSYSVSINKVKNKKSKPVGDIVFDKDLGEMYKVTGTDAKFISVSVDEGEKTIKITSDKRNLNTGGNLVIKLGVPIDSIYVDQGNFNLEIVVDSIEKFKGVFESAISGEIRSEGVGEFNLDLLGAGNITLSGNAEFANILVKGSSILHGKEMEVKDMTIKLEGAGISSVYASNSLDATVEGIGGINYSGNPETVTKKVNGIGFIRKAN from the coding sequence ATGAAAAAATATAAAAACAGACTCTTAATTATGATGGTTATTATTACTGTTTTGTTAACAGCATGTTCTAAGGCTGATGCTAATCCTAAGGTAGGTATGGGGAGTTACTCTGTTTCAATAAACAAGGTGAAAAATAAGAAGTCCAAACCAGTAGGAGATATCGTATTTGATAAAGATCTTGGTGAAATGTACAAAGTAACTGGAACTGATGCTAAATTTATTTCAGTCTCAGTAGATGAAGGTGAAAAAACGATTAAGATAACCAGTGATAAAAGGAATCTAAATACAGGCGGCAATCTGGTTATTAAATTGGGGGTTCCAATAGATTCAATTTATGTCGATCAAGGTAATTTTAATTTGGAAATTGTTGTTGATTCTATCGAGAAGTTTAAGGGGGTATTTGAATCGGCAATCAGTGGTGAAATTAGAAGTGAAGGTGTAGGGGAATTCAATTTAGATCTTTTAGGTGCGGGCAATATAACATTATCGGGAAATGCAGAATTCGCTAATATCCTTGTAAAAGGCTCTTCTATACTTCATGGAAAGGAAATGGAGGTAAAGGATATGACAATTAAACTAGAAGGAGCTGGGATTAGTAGTGTATATGCTTCCAATAGTTTAGATGCAACGGTAGAAGGAATAGGGGGGATAAATTACAGTGGAAATCCAGAAACGGTGACTAAGAAGGTAAATGGAATCGGGTTTATAAGAAAAGCCAATTAG
- a CDS encoding universal stress protein, giving the protein MNDYKNILVAVDGSKEAENAFRKSIEIAKLNHGSMLHIAYVINSYLILENDFPAFEREKQLSENLLNRYQSIALDEGITNIEVLIKHGSPKKLIAEELASLVNADLIVCGVTSIKDAEHFFLGSVSQYVVQTAACDVMIARTD; this is encoded by the coding sequence ATGAATGATTATAAAAACATTCTAGTCGCCGTAGATGGTTCAAAAGAAGCTGAAAATGCTTTTAGAAAATCAATCGAGATTGCAAAACTTAACCACGGGTCAATGTTACATATCGCCTATGTCATCAATTCATATTTGATTCTAGAAAATGATTTCCCAGCTTTTGAACGAGAAAAGCAACTGTCAGAAAACCTACTAAATCGTTATCAATCAATTGCTTTGGATGAAGGTATTACAAACATTGAAGTGCTAATCAAACACGGTTCTCCTAAAAAGTTGATCGCCGAAGAGCTTGCTTCCTTAGTAAATGCTGATTTAATCGTGTGCGGTGTAACTAGCATAAAAGATGCCGAACATTTCTTCCTCGGCTCTGTATCGCAGTATGTCGTTCAAACAGCTGCATGTGATGTTATGATTGCCCGTACTGATTGA
- a CDS encoding AAA family ATPase translates to MTSIIRVIHVEITNLKNVRKGVFHTNSHFGLLEKADVIGFYGQNGSGKTAAVEAFNLLQVLLSARHDASLPKLRSNLLYFNEKAIGLVFRFIVENRFGEFFVDYRVTLSPGRTKYQVIEEEVAYRENKEDTSFKSLISKNENGILIRNKKVEEMNEAERISVMVAKRMAVSNATSFVFREELREVFEGLLEAYEIELVKNLSIDFNRDLHVIDTVQYGLLIANLVMPFSVHLEKKRGSIPYEMQDMMVLPLDLFETLDQVVSQTNIVLQTIIPGLQIKIRQINKQTLSDGNEGVRFEFLSRKGEIELPLRSESEGTLKIISILSTLIAVYNNPNACVVIDELDAGIFEYLLGEILEVLNENAMGQLFFTSHNLRIVEVLPIQNLWFTTLNENDRYHQLKGVERLSNARDVYLRAVQLGGQEEAIYAETNLYDIKTAFRKAGIAHDNE, encoded by the coding sequence ATGACAAGTATCATCAGAGTCATCCATGTAGAAATTACGAATCTGAAAAATGTAAGAAAAGGTGTGTTTCATACAAATTCACATTTCGGTCTGTTGGAGAAAGCAGACGTCATTGGGTTTTATGGACAAAACGGTTCTGGAAAAACAGCGGCTGTGGAAGCGTTTAATTTGTTACAGGTTTTATTGTCAGCTCGTCATGATGCCTCACTTCCAAAACTTAGATCTAACTTACTTTATTTTAATGAAAAAGCCATTGGGTTGGTGTTCCGATTCATTGTAGAAAATCGATTTGGTGAATTCTTTGTTGACTATCGCGTTACTTTATCGCCTGGGAGAACAAAATACCAAGTCATAGAAGAAGAAGTCGCATACCGAGAAAATAAGGAAGATACGTCTTTTAAATCTCTAATTTCAAAGAATGAAAATGGGATTTTGATTCGAAATAAAAAAGTTGAGGAAATGAATGAAGCAGAACGAATCTCAGTGATGGTCGCGAAACGAATGGCTGTTAGTAACGCCACCTCATTTGTGTTCCGGGAAGAATTAAGGGAAGTATTTGAAGGTTTATTGGAAGCGTATGAAATTGAGCTGGTGAAAAATCTTTCGATTGATTTTAATAGAGATTTACACGTCATTGACACAGTTCAATATGGTTTGCTCATTGCGAATCTAGTGATGCCTTTCAGCGTTCATTTGGAAAAGAAGCGCGGATCTATCCCCTATGAGATGCAAGACATGATGGTGCTACCGTTGGATTTGTTTGAAACGCTTGACCAAGTGGTAAGTCAAACGAATATTGTGTTGCAGACCATTATTCCAGGTCTTCAAATAAAGATTAGGCAGATCAATAAGCAAACGTTAAGTGATGGAAATGAAGGCGTTCGTTTCGAGTTTCTTTCAAGAAAAGGAGAAATCGAACTGCCGCTACGGAGTGAATCGGAAGGTACGTTGAAGATTATTTCTATTTTAAGCACGCTCATTGCTGTCTACAACAATCCGAATGCATGTGTTGTCATTGATGAGCTTGACGCGGGTATTTTTGAGTATTTACTCGGCGAAATACTGGAAGTTTTAAATGAAAATGCGATGGGGCAGCTATTTTTCACTTCACATAATTTACGTATCGTAGAGGTGCTGCCAATTCAAAACTTATGGTTTACGACGCTTAACGAAAACGATAGATATCACCAATTAAAAGGCGTTGAGAGGTTAAGCAATGCACGCGACGTTTATTTACGCGCCGTGCAATTAGGCGGTCAAGAAGAAGCAATCTATGCGGAGACAAACTTGTATGATATTAAAACAGCGTTCAGAAAAGCGGGGATTGCACATGACAATGAATAG
- the menC gene encoding o-succinylbenzoate synthase: MKITEVNVYKMTMNMRHPFTTSFGTQQLREFALVEVKSDNGITGWGECVTMKEPLYIEEFTDASLLMLEKFLIPIVLNNDIEHPDDLEKLFKPFKRNHLAKSSIEGAIWDLYAKENNLSLAQVLGGKKSSIEVGISLGIEKNINDLLTNIQERVDENYRRIKVKIAPGKDIQIVDSIRQKFPDISLMVDANSAYTLKDVETLKKLDQFNLMMIEQPLTAGDLIDHAKLQKEIDTPFCLDESIYSYDDARQAIELGSCKIINIKIGRVGGLTQAKKIHDLCQENNIPLWCGGMLESGVGRAHNIAITSLDNFILPGDTAASSRYWHKDIIKPEVVVENGRLKVPEGLGIGYEVDMEEVLKHTTEKLTFKYNA, encoded by the coding sequence ATGAAGATTACTGAAGTCAATGTGTACAAAATGACAATGAACATGCGACATCCATTTACCACAAGCTTTGGTACGCAGCAACTGAGAGAGTTTGCATTAGTTGAAGTGAAAAGCGACAATGGGATTACCGGCTGGGGCGAATGCGTGACAATGAAAGAACCCCTATACATTGAAGAATTCACAGATGCTAGTCTACTCATGTTGGAAAAATTTCTTATCCCAATCGTTCTTAATAACGACATTGAACATCCGGACGACTTAGAAAAACTCTTTAAACCATTTAAACGCAATCATCTAGCCAAATCATCCATAGAAGGCGCGATATGGGACTTATACGCGAAAGAAAATAATCTGTCACTCGCCCAAGTATTGGGTGGCAAAAAATCTTCAATTGAAGTTGGGATAAGTCTAGGGATTGAAAAGAATATAAATGATTTACTCACGAATATTCAAGAAAGAGTCGATGAAAATTATCGACGAATTAAAGTGAAAATAGCCCCCGGCAAAGACATTCAAATTGTAGATAGCATTAGGCAAAAGTTTCCCGATATCTCTTTAATGGTAGATGCGAATTCTGCCTATACATTAAAAGACGTGGAAACATTAAAAAAACTTGATCAATTCAACTTGATGATGATTGAGCAGCCATTAACAGCTGGGGATTTAATCGATCATGCAAAATTACAAAAAGAAATCGATACCCCCTTCTGTCTTGACGAAAGTATCTATTCTTATGATGACGCTAGACAAGCGATCGAACTGGGAAGCTGTAAAATAATAAATATAAAGATTGGAAGAGTCGGAGGCTTAACGCAAGCGAAGAAAATTCATGATTTATGCCAGGAAAATAATATCCCATTATGGTGCGGCGGAATGCTTGAGTCAGGCGTTGGACGTGCACATAATATTGCGATTACATCTTTAGATAATTTCATATTACCAGGAGACACGGCAGCTTCCTCAAGGTATTGGCATAAAGACATTATAAAACCTGAGGTAGTTGTTGAAAACGGCAGACTTAAAGTACCAGAAGGCTTAGGAATTGGTTATGAAGTAGATATGGAAGAGGTGTTAAAACATACAACTGAAAAACTCACCTTTAAATACAATGCTTAA
- a CDS encoding immunity 22 family protein, with amino-acid sequence MQKEGFVSLWGGKANSSVELEKLLEIFYTEKGDFIPSKFAQSFGIKRYDDAIREAEFHDVGDNLLSRLLEGFSYDEVIIPKFLIVCNDRLQEKYNVVILLYDFKYEGNNKETIINNSKFKFLGSVEYM; translated from the coding sequence ATGCAAAAGGAAGGGTTTGTCTCATTATGGGGAGGGAAAGCCAATTCTTCAGTGGAATTGGAAAAATTACTAGAAATATTTTATACAGAGAAAGGCGATTTTATTCCATCAAAGTTTGCACAAAGTTTTGGTATTAAGAGGTATGACGATGCTATTAGAGAAGCTGAATTTCACGATGTGGGAGATAACCTACTTAGTCGGCTTTTAGAGGGGTTTTCTTATGATGAAGTTATAATACCTAAGTTTTTGATAGTCTGTAATGACAGATTACAAGAAAAATACAATGTGGTTATTCTATTATATGACTTTAAATATGAAGGAAATAATAAAGAAACCATAATTAATAACAGTAAATTTAAGTTTTTGGGTTCCGTAGAATATATGTAA